In Deferribacter desulfuricans SSM1, the following are encoded in one genomic region:
- a CDS encoding cysteine desulfurase family protein: protein MYIYFDNSATTPIDPRVVEAMQPYFKEKFANPSSIHALGREIREDVEKARETVAKSIKAEPQEIIFTASGSESDNLAIKGVAYGLKHKGNHIITSKIEHKAVLETCKFLEKEGFEVTYLSVDKNGIIDIDELKKAIKKETILISVMLANNEIGTIQPIEEISKIAREHDVLVHTDAVQAMGKMEVDVNKLGVHLLTFSGHKIYAPKGIGVLYVDERVKEFMVPVIHGGHHEYGLRAGTENVPYIIGLAKACEIIDNELESDIKKIKEVRDRFESRILNEIPETILNGHKEKRVCSISNITFKYIEGEALMVYANEVCCSTGSACTSDSVDASHVLYAIGVDPVDAHGALRFSFGRFNTLEEADKAVEIIKKSVEKLRMMSPLYNKK, encoded by the coding sequence ATGTATATATATTTTGACAACAGTGCAACAACCCCAATAGATCCTAGAGTCGTTGAGGCTATGCAACCATATTTTAAAGAGAAATTCGCTAACCCTTCAAGCATCCATGCTTTAGGTAGAGAAATAAGAGAAGATGTGGAAAAGGCAAGAGAGACAGTCGCAAAAAGCATAAAAGCAGAACCTCAGGAAATTATTTTTACAGCAAGTGGTTCAGAGTCTGATAATTTAGCAATAAAGGGTGTTGCTTATGGTTTAAAACATAAAGGTAATCATATAATTACATCTAAAATAGAGCACAAAGCTGTTTTGGAAACATGTAAGTTTTTAGAAAAAGAAGGGTTTGAAGTTACTTATCTTTCTGTAGATAAGAATGGGATTATAGATATTGATGAATTAAAAAAAGCGATAAAAAAAGAAACTATTTTGATTTCTGTTATGCTTGCAAACAATGAAATAGGAACAATTCAGCCAATAGAGGAAATATCAAAGATTGCAAGAGAGCATGATGTTTTGGTTCACACAGATGCTGTACAAGCTATGGGCAAGATGGAAGTTGATGTGAACAAACTGGGTGTTCATCTATTAACATTCTCTGGGCACAAAATATATGCACCAAAGGGTATAGGTGTTTTGTATGTGGATGAAAGGGTGAAAGAGTTTATGGTGCCTGTTATTCATGGTGGGCATCACGAATATGGGCTAAGAGCTGGTACTGAAAATGTCCCTTACATTATAGGGTTAGCTAAAGCGTGTGAAATAATAGACAATGAGCTGGAAAGCGATATTAAAAAGATAAAGGAAGTTAGAGATAGATTTGAGAGTAGAATATTAAATGAAATTCCTGAAACTATTTTAAATGGTCATAAAGAAAAAAGGGTTTGTAGTATATCTAATATTACCTTTAAATATATAGAAGGTGAAGCGCTTATGGTTTATGCTAATGAGGTGTGCTGCTCCACTGGTAGTGCATGCACATCAGATAGCGTAGATGCTTCTCATGTGCTTTATGCTATTGGCGTAGATCCTGTAGATGCTCATGGGGCACTTAGATTTAGCTTTGGAAGATTTAATACTTTAGAAGAAGCTGATAAGGCCGTTGAAATAATAAAAAAGAGTGTCGAAAAATTAAGAATGATGTCGCCACTTTACAATAAAAAATAA